One window from the genome of Stigmatella aurantiaca encodes:
- a CDS encoding PTS sugar transporter subunit IIC produces MSVAWTQVALAGLWGGMVAVERKAFLQAMLSRPLVSATVMGLLLDDVSAGLYIGMLLELFYLGTANLGASLPENDTLSATGTAAAAAGMAAATGADSTQAIWSVAVLLFIPLGRMGRYADRLLEGYMARLARVALASAEVGNLSRAVRQNLWGMWPHFAIYGLVCSACVLLGGALGPLVGLLPLSLLRGLAWAFPAMASVAAVLAAQGSHARRAPLFAALGAAGVCLAILLTLSREAA; encoded by the coding sequence GTGAGCGTGGCCTGGACGCAGGTGGCGCTCGCGGGGCTCTGGGGCGGCATGGTCGCCGTGGAGCGCAAGGCGTTCCTCCAGGCCATGCTCTCGCGCCCGCTGGTGTCCGCCACGGTGATGGGGCTGCTCCTGGACGATGTGTCCGCCGGCCTCTACATCGGCATGCTGCTGGAGCTGTTCTACCTGGGCACGGCCAACCTGGGCGCCTCGCTGCCCGAGAACGACACGCTGTCGGCCACCGGCACCGCGGCGGCGGCGGCGGGCATGGCGGCGGCCACCGGTGCGGACTCCACCCAGGCCATCTGGTCCGTGGCCGTGCTGCTCTTCATCCCGCTGGGGCGCATGGGCCGCTATGCGGACCGGCTGCTGGAGGGCTACATGGCGCGGCTCGCCCGGGTGGCGCTCGCCTCGGCGGAGGTGGGCAACCTGTCGCGCGCGGTGCGCCAGAACCTCTGGGGCATGTGGCCGCACTTCGCCATCTATGGCCTGGTGTGCTCGGCGTGCGTGCTGCTGGGCGGCGCGCTCGGGCCGCTGGTGGGGCTCCTGCCGCTGTCGCTGCTGCGGGGGCTGGCGTGGGCGTTTCCCGCCATGGCCTCGGTGGCGGCGGTGCTGGCCGCGCAGGGCAGCCACGCCCGGCGGGCCCCCCTGTTCGCGGCCCTGGGCGCCGCCGGGGTGTGCCTGGCCATCCTCCTGACGCTCTCGCGGGAGGCCGCATGA
- a CDS encoding PTS system mannose/fructose/sorbose family transporter subunit IID: MSAPAGLSRGVLLRVFLRSLLLQASWNPKGMQNLGLAYTVFPALRSLYPEKEAQEAAVRRHLAFFNTHPYVAAAIVGGVLYHEQRIARGEEPPDKVMAFKAALMGPLAALGDGFFWLSLKPAVGAICAGLVPLLHAWAAVLFLVLYNLVHITLRARLYWMGLSLGDRLVEAVARDKLPARGARLRSVAAACSGGVAAWLAVDLGRTAGGAPAPWLVAGCLVLGVVSYVLVQQRVPNYVVLYLAAALACVAGAFL; the protein is encoded by the coding sequence ATGAGCGCCCCGGCCGGCCTCTCCCGGGGCGTGCTGCTGCGCGTCTTCCTGCGCTCGCTGCTCCTGCAGGCCTCGTGGAACCCCAAGGGCATGCAGAACCTGGGGCTCGCCTACACCGTCTTCCCGGCGCTGAGGTCGCTCTACCCGGAGAAGGAAGCCCAGGAGGCCGCGGTGCGCCGGCACCTGGCCTTCTTCAACACCCACCCCTATGTGGCCGCCGCCATCGTGGGCGGGGTGCTCTACCACGAGCAGCGCATCGCCCGGGGCGAGGAGCCCCCGGACAAGGTCATGGCCTTCAAGGCCGCGCTCATGGGGCCCCTGGCGGCGCTGGGGGATGGGTTCTTCTGGCTGTCGCTCAAGCCGGCCGTGGGCGCCATCTGCGCCGGGCTCGTCCCCCTGCTGCATGCGTGGGCGGCCGTGCTCTTCCTCGTGCTCTACAACCTCGTGCACATCACCCTGCGCGCGCGCCTCTACTGGATGGGGCTGTCGCTGGGGGACCGGCTGGTGGAGGCGGTGGCCCGGGACAAGCTGCCGGCGCGCGGGGCCCGGCTGCGCTCGGTGGCGGCGGCGTGCTCCGGCGGGGTGGCGGCCTGGCTGGCGGTGGACCTGGGGCGCACGGCGGGCGGGGCGCCCGCGCCCTGGCTGGTGGCCGGGTGCCTGGTGCTGGGCGTGGTGTCCTATGTGCTCGTGCAGCAGCGGGTCCCCAACTATGTGGTGCTCTACCTCGCGGCGGCGCTCGCCTGCGTGGCCGGAGCGTTCCTTTAA
- a CDS encoding HPr family phosphocarrier protein, which produces MANVAEGTFEIVNALGLHARAAAQLVKVANRFKSDTTIEHQGQRANAKSIMGVLMLAAGLGSQVKLTCKGEDAAACLEELRRLIADRFGEAQ; this is translated from the coding sequence ATGGCAAACGTGGCCGAAGGAACATTCGAAATCGTCAACGCGCTGGGGCTGCACGCCCGCGCGGCCGCCCAGCTGGTCAAGGTGGCCAACCGCTTCAAGAGCGACACCACCATTGAACATCAGGGCCAACGTGCCAACGCCAAGTCCATCATGGGTGTGCTGATGTTGGCCGCGGGGCTGGGCTCCCAGGTGAAGCTCACCTGCAAGGGCGAGGACGCGGCGGCGTGCCTGGAGGAGCTCCGGCGCCTCATCGCGGACCGGTTTGGGGAGGCGCAGTAA
- a CDS encoding PTS system mannose/fructose/N-acetylgalactosamine-transporter subunit IIB, with the protein MISLVRVDNRLIHGQVVEAWLPHLKVSRLIVADDEAASSPLIRAAMALAVQSAIEVQILPLAEVDFAALSKDGVRTLVLLRDVASVPFAHAHGLALEQLNLGNVHFVAGRRQVSPSVFLAEAELQALQGLQAQGVRVEARAVPSEKPIDLGELAERWTKAG; encoded by the coding sequence GTGATTTCCCTGGTCCGCGTCGACAACCGTCTCATCCACGGGCAAGTGGTCGAGGCCTGGTTGCCGCACCTCAAGGTCTCGCGTCTGATCGTCGCGGATGACGAGGCGGCTTCCAGCCCGCTCATCCGTGCCGCCATGGCCCTGGCGGTGCAGAGCGCCATCGAGGTGCAGATTCTCCCCCTGGCCGAGGTGGACTTCGCGGCCCTGTCCAAGGACGGGGTGCGCACCCTGGTGCTCCTGAGGGACGTGGCCTCGGTGCCCTTCGCCCACGCGCACGGGCTGGCGCTGGAGCAGCTGAACCTGGGCAACGTGCACTTCGTCGCCGGGCGGCGGCAGGTGTCCCCCTCGGTGTTCCTGGCGGAGGCGGAGCTCCAGGCGCTGCAGGGGCTGCAGGCCCAGGGCGTCCGGGTGGAGGCCCGGGCGGTGCCCTCGGAGAAGCCCATCGACCTGGGAGAGCTGGCCGAGCGCTGGACCAAGGCCGGGTGA
- the ptsP gene encoding phosphoenolpyruvate--protein phosphotransferase, giving the protein MSTQATPTLSLKGIGASPGVTVGNAFILDRKRVRTPKLRLAEAEVEPERLRMKTALELSDGQLAELKEQISRAEGHDHALILEAHRMMLHDPMLVDEVDRLIVEDRINAEWAVRRVARKLKHLFDNIPDEYFRERRSDVDYVADRVVRNLMGQEVDEEVALPEGAIVVAHDLSPADAAMMARSGRVGGFITDLGGQTSHTAIVARARETPAVVGAGRASEQISPGDLVALDGETGVILVNPTPEQIALFQEARRARQESEQLALRTKDLPAVSTDEYRIRLNGNMEFPEEIPSLLAHGAEGIGLYRTEFMFLERKTVPTEEEHYRAYKQVLESMGGRPVTIRTLDLGGDKVPGKTKHEREPNPAMGLRAIRYCLANRELFRAQLRALLRASAHGNLRIMVPLISGVSELREARSELEACRTALSRAGVRIGNRIQVGIMVETPSAALIADRLAQEADFFSVGTNDLIQYTMAIDRQNRDVAYLYKPLHLAVLRSLQNIVGAAKAAGIPVSMCGEMAGDPIYALVLLALGFDELSMTAGQVPMVKNILRRSSRAEALELLNTAMELTTAEEIERHIRTEMERRFLAAEP; this is encoded by the coding sequence GTGAGCACGCAGGCCACACCCACCTTGAGTCTGAAGGGCATCGGCGCGTCCCCGGGCGTCACGGTGGGCAACGCCTTCATCCTGGACCGCAAGCGGGTGCGCACCCCCAAGCTGCGGCTGGCCGAGGCGGAGGTGGAGCCCGAGCGGCTGCGGATGAAGACGGCGCTGGAGTTGTCGGATGGCCAGCTCGCCGAGCTCAAGGAGCAGATTTCCCGCGCGGAGGGGCATGACCACGCCCTCATCCTCGAGGCGCACCGGATGATGCTCCACGACCCGATGCTCGTGGACGAGGTGGACCGGCTCATCGTCGAGGACCGCATCAACGCCGAGTGGGCGGTGCGCCGCGTGGCGCGCAAGCTCAAGCACCTGTTCGACAACATCCCGGACGAGTACTTCCGCGAGCGGCGCTCGGACGTGGACTACGTGGCGGACCGCGTGGTGCGCAACCTCATGGGCCAGGAGGTGGACGAGGAGGTGGCGCTGCCCGAGGGCGCCATCGTCGTGGCGCATGACTTGTCCCCCGCGGACGCGGCGATGATGGCCCGCTCGGGCCGGGTGGGCGGCTTCATCACCGACCTGGGCGGCCAGACGAGCCACACCGCCATCGTGGCCCGGGCGCGCGAGACGCCCGCCGTGGTGGGCGCAGGGCGGGCCAGCGAGCAGATCTCCCCCGGGGACCTGGTGGCGCTGGATGGGGAGACGGGCGTCATCCTGGTGAACCCCACCCCGGAGCAGATCGCCCTGTTCCAGGAGGCGCGGCGGGCGCGGCAGGAGAGCGAGCAGCTCGCGCTGAGGACCAAGGACTTGCCCGCGGTGAGCACGGACGAGTACCGCATCCGGCTCAACGGCAACATGGAGTTCCCGGAGGAAATCCCGTCGCTCCTGGCGCACGGGGCGGAGGGCATCGGCCTGTACCGCACCGAGTTCATGTTCCTGGAGCGCAAGACGGTGCCCACCGAGGAGGAGCACTACCGGGCCTACAAGCAGGTGCTGGAGTCCATGGGCGGCCGGCCCGTCACCATCCGCACGCTGGACCTGGGCGGCGACAAGGTGCCGGGCAAGACGAAGCACGAGAGGGAGCCCAACCCGGCCATGGGCCTGAGGGCCATCCGCTACTGCCTGGCCAACCGGGAGCTGTTCCGCGCGCAGCTCCGGGCGCTCCTGCGCGCCAGCGCGCACGGGAACCTGCGGATCATGGTGCCGCTCATCAGCGGGGTGAGCGAGCTGCGCGAGGCCCGGAGCGAGCTGGAGGCGTGCCGCACGGCGCTCAGCCGCGCCGGGGTGCGCATCGGCAACCGGATTCAGGTGGGCATCATGGTGGAGACGCCCAGCGCGGCGCTCATCGCGGACCGGCTGGCGCAGGAGGCGGACTTCTTCTCCGTCGGCACGAACGATCTCATCCAGTACACCATGGCCATCGACCGGCAGAACCGGGACGTGGCCTACCTGTACAAGCCGCTGCACCTGGCGGTGCTGCGCTCCCTGCAGAACATCGTCGGGGCAGCGAAGGCGGCGGGCATCCCCGTGTCCATGTGCGGCGAGATGGCGGGCGACCCCATCTACGCCCTGGTGCTGCTGGCGCTGGGCTTCGACGAGCTGTCCATGACGGCCGGCCAGGTGCCCATGGTGAAGAACATCCTGCGGCGCTCCAGCCGCGCCGAGGCCCTGGAGCTGCTCAACACCGCCATGGAGCTGACCACGGCGGAGGAAATCGAGCGCCACATCCGCACCGAGATGGAGCGGCGCTTCCTCGCCGCCGAGCCGTGA